A DNA window from Polyodon spathula isolate WHYD16114869_AA chromosome 18, ASM1765450v1, whole genome shotgun sequence contains the following coding sequences:
- the LOC121330873 gene encoding 39S ribosomal protein L37, mitochondrial-like → MSRVVQHAVRSTETMLLAVQVGNSARSAFGNYSHSRRCDVGGRRFFSATCVLFGRGPPSRKEKKTVAIPGLERVTYADRMHYVPGLAKPIFPDWQRDWHDPHHYRGPKTEEMKLHKENPCYVFNQRTKILEGVRQALWLTKSKLIQGLPEHILSLAEDSANQIEDQDERVQQAIRHARFWDTTAIRPKRDRFCPVLLRDLLHLCGTLQVKHTSLSKRILAENYRVAALWNRDTDVFQVRGLNGMLLNSMTPLPAVAPSGEVLATENHTLETFYPISPTIDLQSTYVYDQKNDTGFRDGYPYPHAHTLFFTETEDSAAKFKPEQLRAKMIMFAFGNALARAKSLYGEHPQVLKHPVVIQSIATDGRLFQFIVLQLNTTDLGPDTGVKNLIWMDQDQLLYDYAKCRPLIKKKIIKVPAGLAGYQPQTFKKFLALHLHGAV, encoded by the exons atgtccAGAGTCGTACAGCACGCCGTTAGGTCTACCGAAACAATGTTGTTAGCGGTTCAAGTAGGTAACTCTGCGAGATCTGCTTTCGGAAACTATTCACACAGTAGAAGATGTGATGTGGGTGGGCGCAGGTTTTTCTCGGCGACATGTGTCTTGTTTGGAAGGGGTCCTCCTTCAAGGAAAGAGAAGAAGACTGTTGCCATCCCAGGTCTGGAGCGGGTCACTTACGCCGACAGGATGCACTACGTACCAGGATTGGCAAAACCCATATTCCCTGACTGGCAAAGAGACTGGCACGACCCCCACCATTATCGGGGACCTAAAACTGAAGAGATGAAGCTGCACAAAGAAAACCCTTGTTACGTATTTAATCAGAGAACAAAAATTTTGGAAG gTGTCAGACAAGCACTGTGGTTAACCAAGTCCAAACTGATACAGGGTCTTCCTGAACACATCCTGTCATTGGCTGAGGACTCAGCCAATCAGATTGAGGACCAGGATGAGCGTGTCCAGCAAGCAATCCGCCACGCACGTTTTTGGGACACCACTGCAATAAGACCCAAACGTGACAGATTTTG tcctGTGCTGCTCCGGGATCTGCTGCACTTGTGCGGGACTCTGCAAGTAAAACACACATCCCTTTCCAAGAGGATACTGGCTGAAAATTATAGAGTGGCGGCATTGTGGAACCGAG ACACAGATGTTTTCCAAGTGCGAGGTCTGAATGGAATGCTGTTGAACAGCATGACACCTCTGCCAGCTGTGGCCCCGAGTGGTGAAGTCTTGGCCACCGAAAACCACACTCTGGAGACTTTCTACCCGATCTCTCCCACCATTGATTTGCAGTCTACATACGTGTATGATCAGAAAAATGACACCG GATTCAGAGACGGGTATCCTTATCCACACGCACACACTTTGTTCTTCACTGAGACTGAGGACTCTGCTGCCAAGTTTAAACCAGAGCAACTCCGGGCCAAGATGATCATGTTTGCTTTTGGAAATGCCCTGGCCAGGGCCAAATCTCTCTATGGG GAGCACCCTCAGGTTCTCAAGCACCCTGTTGTCATACAGAGTATTGCCACAGATGGCAGACTGTTCCAGTTCATCGTGCTTCAGCTGAACACCACAGACCTAGGCCCAGACACTGGCGTGAAAAACCTGATTTGGATGGATCAAGATCAGCTCCTGTATGACTATGCAAAATGCCGCCCTTTGATTAAAAAGAAGATCATCAAG GTTCCTGCAGGATTAGCTGGGTATCAGCCACAGACATTCAAGAAATTTCTTGCATTGCACTTGCATGGAGCTGTGTGA
- the LOC121330654 gene encoding NADH-cytochrome b5 reductase-like isoform X2: MDKCDDEDWLLLKPKEPLPSQCCASGCKPCVFDTYERELEKWNRAREKGDIDLLDGKRETPMKSDDALINPDCFRAFQLESVNKMTEAASLYRFRVPNGGSLKLSLGQHLVLRGTVDGLEVQRAYTPVNRVNTEGYFEVLIKLYEDGLMSQYIKTWKVGDVIDWRWPFGGFPYKPNKYGHLLMFVSGTGIAPMLSIIQYITDNEEDETLVTLTGCFRTYEDIYMKSLLEEQSLYWNVKTFYVLSKEETLENLPWSYREKTHLGRLNLEVVKTLRRRRGCQAVNASFTQKLPWK, translated from the exons ATGGATAAATGTGATGATGAAGACTGGCTTCTATTAAAACCAAAGGAGCCCTTGCCCTCTCAGTGCTGTGCCAGTGGCTGTAAGCCCTGTGTGTTTGATACATATGAGCGTGAACTGGAAAAATGGAACAGAGCAAGAGAGAAGGGGGACATTGACCTTCTCGATGGAAAAAGGGAGACCCCGATG AAGAGTGATGACGCACTGATCAATCCAGACTGTTTCAGAGCTTTCCAGTTGGAGTCTGTGAACAAGATGACAGAGGCTGCCTCCCTATACAGATTCAGAGTTCCAAATGGTGGCAGCCTGAAGCTGAGTTTAGGACAGCATCTTGTCTTGAG GGGCACCGTAGATGGGCTGGAAGTGCAGCGGGCATACACCCCAGTTAACAGAGTGAATACAGAAGGATACTTTGAGGTTTTGATCAAG CTGTATGAAGATGGGTTAATGTCACAGTATATTAAGACCTGGAAAGTGGGGGATGTCATTGATTGGCGCTGGCCATTTGGAGGATTTCCATATAAGCCTAATAAG tatgGACATCTTCTGATGTTTGTCTCAGGGACTGGGATAGCACCCATGCTTTCCATAATACAATATATCACAGACAATGAAGAAGATGAAACCCTTGTAACACTGACAGGCTGCTTCAGAACCTATGAAGACATCTACATGAAATCGCTTCTTGAAGAGCAGTCATTGTACTGGAATGTCAAAACGTTTTATGTTCTGAGCAAG GAGGAAACGCTTGAAAACCTTCCATGGAGTTACCGTGAGAAAACTCATCTGGGTCGACTGAACCTTGAAGTGGTAAAGACTTTG AGACGACGGAGAGGCTGTCAAGCTGTCAATGCCTCGTTCACGCAGAAATTACCATGGAAATAA
- the LOC121330654 gene encoding NADH-cytochrome b5 reductase-like isoform X1 produces MDKCDDEDWLLLKPKEPLPSQCCASGCKPCVFDTYERELEKWNRAREKGDIDLLDGKRETPMKSDDALINPDCFRAFQLESVNKMTEAASLYRFRVPNGGSLKLSLGQHLVLRGTVDGLEVQRAYTPVNRVNTEGYFEVLIKLYEDGLMSQYIKTWKVGDVIDWRWPFGGFPYKPNKYGHLLMFVSGTGIAPMLSIIQYITDNEEDETLVTLTGCFRTYEDIYMKSLLEEQSLYWNVKTFYVLSKEETLENLPWSYREKTHLGRLNLEVVKTLVSSKRNAPFALICGSVTFNQDVLNYLKSAGLDQDSCFIF; encoded by the exons ATGGATAAATGTGATGATGAAGACTGGCTTCTATTAAAACCAAAGGAGCCCTTGCCCTCTCAGTGCTGTGCCAGTGGCTGTAAGCCCTGTGTGTTTGATACATATGAGCGTGAACTGGAAAAATGGAACAGAGCAAGAGAGAAGGGGGACATTGACCTTCTCGATGGAAAAAGGGAGACCCCGATG AAGAGTGATGACGCACTGATCAATCCAGACTGTTTCAGAGCTTTCCAGTTGGAGTCTGTGAACAAGATGACAGAGGCTGCCTCCCTATACAGATTCAGAGTTCCAAATGGTGGCAGCCTGAAGCTGAGTTTAGGACAGCATCTTGTCTTGAG GGGCACCGTAGATGGGCTGGAAGTGCAGCGGGCATACACCCCAGTTAACAGAGTGAATACAGAAGGATACTTTGAGGTTTTGATCAAG CTGTATGAAGATGGGTTAATGTCACAGTATATTAAGACCTGGAAAGTGGGGGATGTCATTGATTGGCGCTGGCCATTTGGAGGATTTCCATATAAGCCTAATAAG tatgGACATCTTCTGATGTTTGTCTCAGGGACTGGGATAGCACCCATGCTTTCCATAATACAATATATCACAGACAATGAAGAAGATGAAACCCTTGTAACACTGACAGGCTGCTTCAGAACCTATGAAGACATCTACATGAAATCGCTTCTTGAAGAGCAGTCATTGTACTGGAATGTCAAAACGTTTTATGTTCTGAGCAAG GAGGAAACGCTTGAAAACCTTCCATGGAGTTACCGTGAGAAAACTCATCTGGGTCGACTGAACCTTGAAGTGGTAAAGACTTTGGTGAGCTCTAAGAGGAACGCCCCCTTTGCGCTTATATGTGGCTCTGTCACATTTAATCAAGATGTGCTCAACTATCTGAAAAGTGCAGGATTAGATCAGGattcctgttttatattttaa
- the LOC121330654 gene encoding NADH-cytochrome b5 reductase-like isoform X3 produces MDKCDDEDWLLLKPKEPLPSQCCASGCKPCVFDTYERELEKWNRAREKGDIDLLDGKRETPMKSDDALINPDCFRAFQLESVNKMTEAASLYRFRVPNGGSLKLSLGQHLVLRGTVDGLEVQRAYTPVNRVNTEGYFEVLIKYGHLLMFVSGTGIAPMLSIIQYITDNEEDETLVTLTGCFRTYEDIYMKSLLEEQSLYWNVKTFYVLSKEETLENLPWSYREKTHLGRLNLEVVKTLVSSKRNAPFALICGSVTFNQDVLNYLKSAGLDQDSCFIF; encoded by the exons ATGGATAAATGTGATGATGAAGACTGGCTTCTATTAAAACCAAAGGAGCCCTTGCCCTCTCAGTGCTGTGCCAGTGGCTGTAAGCCCTGTGTGTTTGATACATATGAGCGTGAACTGGAAAAATGGAACAGAGCAAGAGAGAAGGGGGACATTGACCTTCTCGATGGAAAAAGGGAGACCCCGATG AAGAGTGATGACGCACTGATCAATCCAGACTGTTTCAGAGCTTTCCAGTTGGAGTCTGTGAACAAGATGACAGAGGCTGCCTCCCTATACAGATTCAGAGTTCCAAATGGTGGCAGCCTGAAGCTGAGTTTAGGACAGCATCTTGTCTTGAG GGGCACCGTAGATGGGCTGGAAGTGCAGCGGGCATACACCCCAGTTAACAGAGTGAATACAGAAGGATACTTTGAGGTTTTGATCAAG tatgGACATCTTCTGATGTTTGTCTCAGGGACTGGGATAGCACCCATGCTTTCCATAATACAATATATCACAGACAATGAAGAAGATGAAACCCTTGTAACACTGACAGGCTGCTTCAGAACCTATGAAGACATCTACATGAAATCGCTTCTTGAAGAGCAGTCATTGTACTGGAATGTCAAAACGTTTTATGTTCTGAGCAAG GAGGAAACGCTTGAAAACCTTCCATGGAGTTACCGTGAGAAAACTCATCTGGGTCGACTGAACCTTGAAGTGGTAAAGACTTTGGTGAGCTCTAAGAGGAACGCCCCCTTTGCGCTTATATGTGGCTCTGTCACATTTAATCAAGATGTGCTCAACTATCTGAAAAGTGCAGGATTAGATCAGGattcctgttttatattttaa